One part of the Glycine soja cultivar W05 chromosome 11, ASM419377v2, whole genome shotgun sequence genome encodes these proteins:
- the LOC114376471 gene encoding uncharacterized protein LOC114376471 isoform X2 translates to MSMAKKPVKYYVVDAFTESAFKGNPASVCFLEEERDEEWLQAVAAEFNISETCYLSRITHSLHGTSNPRFRLRWFTPVAEVKLCGHATLAAAHALFSSDLVDTDVIEFVTLSGVLTAKKISAIHITSASDTQNGAQDGFYIELDFPVDPVTEFSFDESTSLLSEALNGASIIDVKRTQIGDDLLVELTSVKAVSELQPKLDAIVRCPGRGVIVSAIAPPGSGFDFYSRFFCPKLGINEDPVCGSAHCALASYWSNKLGKFDLNAYQASPRGGVLNIHLDEHIQRVLLRGKAVTVMEGCVLV, encoded by the exons ATGTCAATGGCAAAGAAACCCGTGAAATACTATGTG GTGGACGCGTTTACTGAGTCAGCATTCAAGGGGAACCCTGCATCTGTGTGTTTCTTAGAGGAAGAGAGAGATGAGGAGTGGCTGCAAGCAGTAGCCGCTGAATTCAATATCTCTGAGACTTGTTACTTATCACGCATCACCCACTCGCTCCATGGAACCTCTAATCCCCGTTTTCGTCTCAGATGGTTTACTCCTGTTGCTGAG GTTAAACTTTGTGGTCATGCCACATTAGCTGCTGCGCACGCACTATTTTCATCTGATTTGGTGGATACCGATGTTATTGAATTTGTGACACTATCTGGAGTATTAACTGCCAAAAAGATCTCAGCGATCCATATCACCAGTGCCTCAGACACACAAAACGGTGCTCAGGATGGATTTTATATTGAATTGGATTTTCCGGTTGATCCTGTTACAGAATTCAGCTTTGATGAGAGTACTTCACTACTTTCTGAGGCATTGAACGGTGCATCCATAATTGATGTAAAGAGGACACAAATTGGAGATGACTTACTT GTTGAACTCACATCTGTAAAAGCTGTCTCAGAACTACAGCCAAAACTTGATGCAATAGTTAGATGTCCTGGAAGGGGGGTAATTGTTTCAGCGATTGCTCCTCCAGGCTCGGGATTTGACTTCTATAGTCGATTCTTCTGCCCAAAATTGGGAATCAATGAG GATCCTGTTTGTGGGAGTGCACATTGTGCATTAGCATCTTATTGGAGCAACAAGCTTGGGAAGTTCGATTTGAATGCTTATCAG GCATCACCCAGAGGGGGAGTTCTCAATATTCATCTTGATGAACATATCCAGAGAGTGCTTTTGCGTGGGAAGGCTGTTACGGTGATGGAAGGCTGTGTTCTGGTCTAG
- the LOC114375303 gene encoding uncharacterized protein LOC114375303 — protein sequence MAKGADSDEFVVLSRVRTGLKREFAFAMKAQSEICGGSLGRTRASKNRVEAPVQPASARKRSRKSEEPKTSEDAMSEEEVKSDVVDLQSDDNNHVGESESAAMQVCEEEPKMLEPKPEPVISEEEPKVLDDVINEEEAVVAETLKGEEPIVAETLKEEVVDEMAEQPLCKEESEKGVSDEMAEQPLCEEEPEKGGVSEEKDSNGVALALVNDDGDEGNKKKRRMKKRLEMPQSERRFTRSALKVKSEETNDVEHVGVAGIDDDGVKGETEASAEASLLMTPPSSAKFSNSRLKKFPSKLKDLLATGILEGLPVMYMKGAKTRWKAGEKGLQGVIQDSGVLCFCKICNGVEVVTPTVFELHAGSANKRPPEYIYIHDGNCGKTLRDVMNACCCCDFPLESMDEAVQKLLGDFTMKKSSICLNCRGACKGVSKLVCDLCLASPPQTAMASRKVISQPVQPRSPEPVVIQKSLDNEVQPNSLDNEVPPNSLDNEVQPNSLDTGVQPKSFSNGMKHSASRGKSQGRLTRKDLRLHKLVFEADVLPDGTELAYYAHGQKLLVGYKKGCGIFCTCCNEQVSASQFEAHAGWASRRKPYLHIYTSNGISLHELSISLSKDHRRFSNNDNDDLCIICEDGGDLLCCDGCPRAFHIDCVPLPCIPSGSWYCKYCQNVFQKDRHGQHEVNALAAAGRIAGPDILELMNKRCIRVVKTVEVDHGGCALCSRPNFSKSFGPRTVIICDQCEKEYHVGCLKEHNMENLEKLPEGNWFCSGNCSHIHTALTDLVASKEKDVPDPLLSLIKKKHEEKSLEIGAGLDVKWRVMNWKLDSDSDDSVETRKLLSKAVAIFHERFDPIVDSTSGRDFIPTMLFGRNIRGQDFSGIYCAVLTVNGDIVSAGVFRVFGSEIAELPLVATTADHQGQGYFQCLFSCIETLLGSLNVKNLVLPAADEAESIWTGKFGFTKLPQDEINKYKKFYRMMIFQGTSVLQKPVPETL from the exons ATGGCCAAGGGCGCCGATTCCGACGAGTTCGTGGTGCTTTCTAGGGTTCGTACGGGTCTCAAGAGAGAGTTCGCATTCGCCATGAAGGCCCAATCTGAGATATGCGGCGGTTCTCTGGGCCGAACGCGTGCCAGCAAGAACCGGGTCGAGGCTCCGGTTCAGCCTGCCTCGGCCCGGAAAAGGTCGAGGAAGTCCGAGGAGCCGAAAACCTCGGAGGATGCTATGAGCGAGGAAGAGGTTAAGAGCGACGTGGTGGATCTTCAGAGCGATGATAATAATCACGTGGGAGAATCAGAATCCGCGGCAATGCAGGTTTGTGAAGAGGAACCGAAGATGTTGGAACCTAAACCTGAACCTGTTATCAGCGAAGAGGAACCGAAGGTGTTGGATGATGTTATCAATGAAGAGGAAGCTGTTGTGGCCGAGACGTTGAAGGGAGAGGAGCCTATCGTGGCTGAGACATTGAAGGAAGAGGTTGTGGATGAGATGGCAGAACAACCCCTTTGTAAAGAGGAATCGGAGAAGGGTGTTTCGGATGAGATGGCAGAACAACCCCTTTGTGAAGAGGAACCGGAGAAAGGTGGTGTTTCGGAGGAGAAAGATTCTAATGGGGTAGCCCTAGCTTTGGTtaatgatgatggtgatgaggggaataagaagaagaggagaATGAAGAAGCGGTTGGAGATGCCTCAGTCCGAGAGAAGGTTTACGCGGTCGGCATTGAAGGTAAAATCTGAGGAAACAAATGATGTGGAACATGTTGGTGTGGCTGGAATTGATGATGATGGTGTTAAGGGGGAAACTGAAGCCTCAGCTGAGGCTTCGTTGTTAATGACTCCTCCTAGTTCGGCAAAATTTTCGAATTCTAGGTTGAAGAAGTTTCCTTCCAAGTTGAAGGATCTTCTGGCAACAGGGATTCTTGAGGGGCTGCCAGTGATGTACATGAAGGGAGCGAAG ACACGTTGGAAAGCCGGAGAAAAGGGGCTTCAAGGAGTGATTCAAGACTCCGGTGTTTTGTGCTTTTGTAAGATTTGTAATGGGGTTGAG GTTGTCACGCCCACTGTGTTTGAGCTGCATGCTGGCAGTGCAAACAAGCGGCCCCCTGAGTATATTTACATCCATGATGGGAATTGTGGAAAAACTCTCCGTGATGTCATGAATGCCTGCTGCTGCTGCGATTTTCCATTGGAGTCCATGGATGAAGCCGTCCAAAAGCTCCTTGGTGACTTCACAATGAAGAAATCTTCCATCTGTTTGAACTGCAGAG GAGCATGCAAGGGCGTGTCAAAGCTTGTATGTGATTTGTGCTTAGCAAGCCCCCCTCAAACAGCCATGGCTAGCCGCAAAGTAATTTCACAACCAGTTCAACCCAG ATCACCAGAACCAGTTGTGATTCAAAAATCATTAGACAATGAAGTACAGCCAAATTCATTAGACAATGAGGTCCCGCCAAATTCTTTAGACAATGAGGTGCAGCCAAATTCATTAGACACTGGGGTGCAGCCAAAATCGTTTAGCAATGGGATGAAGCACAGTGCATCTCGTGGTAAGAGTCAGGGAAGACTAACTAGGAA ggaTTTGCGCTTGCATAAGTTGGTATTTGAAGCAGATGTTTTGCCAGATGGAACTGAACTAGCCTACTATGCTCATGGGCAG AAACTGTTGGTTGGTTACAAAAAGGGATGTGGAATTTTTTGTACCTGCTGCAATGAGCAGGTCAGTGCCTCTCAGTTTGAAGCTCATGCTGGCTGGGCATCTCGACGCAAGCC TTACCTGCACATATACACATCTAATGGAATCTCACTCCATGAGTTGTCCATCTCTTTATCAAAAGATCATCGGAGGTTTTCCAACAATGACAATGATGATCTCTGCATCATATGCGAAGATGGAGGGGATCTTTTGTGTTGTGATGGATGCCCTAGAGCTTTTCACATAG ATTGTGTCCCTTTACCATGCATTCCTAGTGGTAGTTGGTATTGTAAGTATTGCCAGAATGTTTTCCAGAAAGACAGGCATGGGCAACATGAGGTGAATGCTCTGGCGGCTGCTGGAAGGATTGCAGGCCCTGATATTTTGGAACTGATGAACAAAAGATGCATTCGTGTTGTCAAAACTGTAGAAGTTGACCATGGTGGATGTGCCTTATGCAG TCGCCCCAATTTCAGTAAAAGCTTTGGTCCTCGGACAGTAATTATTTGTGATCAG TGTGAGAAAGAATATCATGTTGGATGTTTGAAGGAGCATAACATGGAGAACCTAGAG AAATTGCCTGAAGGAAATTGGTTCTGTAGTGGAAATTGCAGTCATATTCATACTGCTCTGACAGATCTGGTGGCTTCTAAGGAGAAGGATGTCCCAGATCCCCTTCTAAGTTTGATTAAAAAGAAGCATGaagaaaaaagtttagaaaTTGGAGCTGGTCTAGATGTTAAATGGAGGGTTATGAACTGGAAATTagattctgattctgatgattCTGTTGAAACTAGGAAATTGCTTTCAAAAGCTGTTGCCATTTTCCAT gAGAGGTTTGATCCTATAGTTGATTCAACATCTGGCCGTGATTTCATTCCAACCATGTTGTTTGG AAGGAACATTCGTGGTCAGGATTTTAGTGGAATATACTGTGCAGTTCTTACTGTCAA TGGGGATATCGTGTCTGCTGGAGTATTTCGTGTCTTTGGGTCAGAAATAGCTGAGCTTCCATTGGTTGCGACAACTGCTGATCATCAAGGACAG GGTTATTTTCAGTGCCTGTTTTCTTGTATTGAGACGCTACTTGGATCTTTAAATGTGAAAAACCTTGTCCTACCAGCTGCCGATGAAGCTGAGTCAATATGGACTGGTAAATTTGGGTTTACAAAGCTACCCCAAGATGAG ATAAacaaatataagaaattttatcGCATGATGATATTTCAAGGGACCTCAGTGTTACAGAAGCCTGTTCCTGAAACACTCTGA
- the LOC114376472 gene encoding probable histone H2B.3, producing MAKAAEKKPAAEKSPAEKKPKAEKKIPKEGGGEKKKKRSKKSVETYKIYIFKVLKQVHPDIGISSKAMGIMNSFINDIFEKLAQEAARLARYNKKPTITSREIQTAVRLVLPGELAKHAVSEGTKAVTKFTSS from the coding sequence ATGGCGAAGGCTGCGGAGAAGAAGCCAGCGGCTGAGAAGTCTCCGGCGGAGAAGAAGCCTAAGGCAGAGAAAAAGATTCCGAAGGAAGGCGGTggcgagaagaagaagaagaggtcgAAGAAGAGCGTGGAGACCTACAAGATCTATATCTTCAAGGTGCTGAAGCAGGTACACCCTGACATCGGTATTTCTAGCAAGGCCATGGGGATCATGAACAGCTTCATCAACGACATCTTCGAGAAGCTCGCGCAGGAAGCGGCGCGTCTCGCCAGGTACAACAAGAAGCCTACTATTACCTCCAGGGAGATTCAGACCGCGGTCAGGTTGGTGCTGCCCGGGGAGCTTGCCAAGCACGCCGTTTCTGAAGGAACCAAAGCCGTTACCAAGTTCACTAGCTCTTAG
- the LOC114376471 gene encoding uncharacterized protein LOC114376471 isoform X1, producing the protein MSMAKKPVKYYVQVDAFTESAFKGNPASVCFLEEERDEEWLQAVAAEFNISETCYLSRITHSLHGTSNPRFRLRWFTPVAEVKLCGHATLAAAHALFSSDLVDTDVIEFVTLSGVLTAKKISAIHITSASDTQNGAQDGFYIELDFPVDPVTEFSFDESTSLLSEALNGASIIDVKRTQIGDDLLVELTSVKAVSELQPKLDAIVRCPGRGVIVSAIAPPGSGFDFYSRFFCPKLGINEDPVCGSAHCALASYWSNKLGKFDLNAYQASPRGGVLNIHLDEHIQRVLLRGKAVTVMEGCVLV; encoded by the exons ATGTCAATGGCAAAGAAACCCGTGAAATACTATGTG CAGGTGGACGCGTTTACTGAGTCAGCATTCAAGGGGAACCCTGCATCTGTGTGTTTCTTAGAGGAAGAGAGAGATGAGGAGTGGCTGCAAGCAGTAGCCGCTGAATTCAATATCTCTGAGACTTGTTACTTATCACGCATCACCCACTCGCTCCATGGAACCTCTAATCCCCGTTTTCGTCTCAGATGGTTTACTCCTGTTGCTGAG GTTAAACTTTGTGGTCATGCCACATTAGCTGCTGCGCACGCACTATTTTCATCTGATTTGGTGGATACCGATGTTATTGAATTTGTGACACTATCTGGAGTATTAACTGCCAAAAAGATCTCAGCGATCCATATCACCAGTGCCTCAGACACACAAAACGGTGCTCAGGATGGATTTTATATTGAATTGGATTTTCCGGTTGATCCTGTTACAGAATTCAGCTTTGATGAGAGTACTTCACTACTTTCTGAGGCATTGAACGGTGCATCCATAATTGATGTAAAGAGGACACAAATTGGAGATGACTTACTT GTTGAACTCACATCTGTAAAAGCTGTCTCAGAACTACAGCCAAAACTTGATGCAATAGTTAGATGTCCTGGAAGGGGGGTAATTGTTTCAGCGATTGCTCCTCCAGGCTCGGGATTTGACTTCTATAGTCGATTCTTCTGCCCAAAATTGGGAATCAATGAG GATCCTGTTTGTGGGAGTGCACATTGTGCATTAGCATCTTATTGGAGCAACAAGCTTGGGAAGTTCGATTTGAATGCTTATCAG GCATCACCCAGAGGGGGAGTTCTCAATATTCATCTTGATGAACATATCCAGAGAGTGCTTTTGCGTGGGAAGGCTGTTACGGTGATGGAAGGCTGTGTTCTGGTCTAG